The following are encoded together in the Robertmurraya sp. FSL R5-0851 genome:
- a CDS encoding NUDIX domain-containing protein, translated as MEKWDLFDKHRNKIEKQITRGDEMTPDEFHLVVHVCIFNSKGEMLIQQRQPFKQGWPNLWDITCGGSAVAGDTSQHAASRELFEELGIHYNFERVRPQFTINFERGFDDYYLIEYDLDLNDLTLQTDEVQAAKWASKEEILKLIELKQFIPYYESIIGFLFEGRHHYGSIRL; from the coding sequence ATGGAAAAGTGGGATTTATTTGATAAGCATCGTAATAAAATAGAGAAACAAATAACTCGTGGAGATGAAATGACACCAGACGAGTTTCATTTAGTAGTACACGTATGTATATTTAATTCAAAAGGAGAAATGCTTATTCAGCAGCGTCAACCCTTTAAGCAAGGATGGCCGAACCTTTGGGATATCACCTGTGGTGGTAGTGCAGTTGCAGGCGATACAAGTCAGCACGCTGCTTCAAGAGAGTTATTCGAGGAGTTGGGAATTCATTATAACTTTGAAAGGGTTCGTCCTCAATTTACTATTAACTTTGAACGTGGCTTTGATGATTATTATTTAATTGAATATGACTTGGATTTGAATGATTTGACGTTACAGACTGATGAGGTGCAAGCAGCCAAGTGGGCTTCTAAAGAGGAAATCTTAAAGCTAATAGAACTAAAACAATTTATACCTTATTATGAGAGTATCATTGGGTTTCTTTTTGAGGGTCGACATCATTATGGCTCCATTCGTCTTTAA
- a CDS encoding NUDIX domain-containing protein — MNIRNSAKAIILKDNKLLLTKNKDEEGYFYLFPGGGQEHGETIHSTLTRECMEEIGEQVEIKELLHIREYIGKNHEHSSFDFNVHQVEYYFICNLIDGLNNNGSPTNPDSHQVGIEWVQINDLLDYRIYPKELRRYIVRYSRNEKSPVYLGDIN; from the coding sequence ATGAATATTAGAAACTCAGCAAAAGCCATAATACTTAAAGACAATAAACTCTTACTAACAAAAAATAAGGATGAAGAAGGTTATTTTTATCTTTTTCCTGGTGGAGGGCAAGAGCACGGAGAAACGATTCATAGTACTTTAACTAGAGAGTGTATGGAAGAGATTGGGGAACAAGTAGAAATTAAAGAGCTCCTTCATATTAGAGAGTATATAGGTAAAAACCACGAACATTCTTCTTTCGATTTTAATGTTCATCAAGTTGAATATTACTTCATTTGTAACCTTATTGATGGACTAAATAATAATGGATCACCAACTAATCCTGACAGTCACCAAGTGGGAATTGAATGGGTTCAAATTAACGATTTACTAGATTATAGAATATATCCGAAGGAATTAAGAAGATACATAGTAAGATATTCTAGGAATGAAAAATCTCCTGTTTATTTGGGAGATATAAACTAG
- a CDS encoding MFS transporter: protein METWKRNLWVLWIGVFFTAASFSMVIPFLPIFLIQIGVHNHTEMWSGLLFSSAFFAGAIASPFWGRIADKYGRKPMIVRAGIVLFFIYTLMAFVTNPYQILVLRILQGLLSGFIPGAIALIGTNTPSKHVGYALSLISTASASGMIAGPLIGGAIAEWVGNRWAFATGGIIVFIATILIILWVKEENFVPSKERGSVTNDIKLAMSNRPLMMVIVLTIITSCSIMILEPVLPLYVVKIGGSYENTSLLAGIIFSLPGIASALFAPVWGKWADKVGFHKVLFIGLLGGGIGMLAQIAFTEIWGFSIVRFLFGIFFCAVFPALNGLVVRATEEDFRGRAFGLNQTANQIGGMIGPMLGGAIGGLFPIQTVFLVTAIFLFAATAVVFWSGNGVQTSTKRRVAHSK, encoded by the coding sequence ATGGAAACGTGGAAACGAAATTTGTGGGTACTTTGGATTGGCGTCTTTTTTACAGCAGCTAGTTTTTCAATGGTCATTCCGTTCTTACCCATCTTTCTGATCCAAATTGGAGTGCACAACCATACGGAAATGTGGTCAGGATTATTGTTTAGCTCCGCCTTTTTTGCAGGGGCAATCGCCTCACCATTTTGGGGAAGAATAGCCGATAAGTACGGTAGGAAACCAATGATTGTAAGGGCCGGAATTGTCCTGTTCTTTATTTACACTTTAATGGCCTTTGTCACGAACCCCTATCAAATTTTGGTACTTCGAATCCTACAAGGCTTACTAAGTGGCTTTATTCCTGGAGCCATCGCTCTTATCGGAACAAACACCCCCTCCAAGCATGTAGGCTATGCGTTATCACTCATTTCAACTGCTTCGGCTTCTGGTATGATTGCTGGACCCTTAATTGGTGGTGCCATTGCAGAGTGGGTTGGTAACAGATGGGCATTTGCAACAGGTGGGATAATTGTATTCATTGCCACTATACTTATTATCTTATGGGTTAAAGAAGAAAACTTTGTTCCTAGTAAAGAAAGAGGATCGGTTACGAACGATATTAAGTTAGCGATGTCCAACCGTCCACTAATGATGGTCATTGTACTGACCATTATAACTAGTTGTTCCATCATGATCCTTGAGCCTGTTTTACCATTATATGTGGTGAAAATCGGCGGATCCTATGAAAATACTTCGTTATTAGCGGGAATCATTTTCTCTTTGCCTGGAATAGCTAGTGCCTTGTTCGCACCGGTATGGGGCAAATGGGCAGATAAAGTGGGATTTCATAAAGTATTGTTCATCGGCCTTCTCGGTGGAGGAATAGGCATGCTCGCCCAAATCGCTTTTACAGAAATTTGGGGATTCTCAATCGTCCGCTTTTTGTTTGGAATCTTCTTCTGTGCGGTATTCCCAGCATTAAACGGTCTTGTAGTAAGAGCAACGGAAGAGGATTTCCGTGGCAGAGCGTTCGGACTGAACCAAACCGCTAACCAAATAGGCGGGATGATCGGACCGATGCTTGGTGGAGCAATCGGTGGTCTATTTCCAATCCAAACCGTTTTCCTCGTTACCGCAATATTTTTATTTGCAGCAACAGCTGTTGTTTTCTGGAGCGGAAACGGAGTTCAGACATCAACTAAAAGAAGAGTCGCACATAGCAAGTAA
- the queE gene encoding 7-carboxy-7-deazaguanine synthase QueE produces MSKIPVLEIFGPTIQGEGMVIGQKTMFVRTAGCDYSCSWCDSAFTWDGSAKDDIRMMIAEEIWHELKEIGGDNFSFVTISGGNPALLKNLDGLIGQLKENQIKIGIETQGSRWQDWFLQIDELTLSPKPPSSGMETNFEVLDSIFANLQAGEFANQVSIKVVIFDDHDLEYAKMVHKRYDTIPFYLQVGNDDLTNTNNDELVKKLLQKYEWLVDRAVADPELNDVKVLPQLHAFLWGNKRGV; encoded by the coding sequence ATGAGTAAAATTCCTGTGTTAGAAATTTTTGGTCCTACGATTCAAGGGGAAGGCATGGTCATCGGGCAAAAAACGATGTTTGTTCGCACAGCTGGCTGTGATTATTCGTGCAGCTGGTGCGACTCTGCCTTCACATGGGATGGAAGCGCAAAAGATGATATTCGTATGATGATAGCAGAAGAAATTTGGCACGAGCTTAAGGAAATCGGCGGAGACAATTTTTCATTTGTAACGATCTCTGGTGGAAACCCGGCCCTTTTGAAAAATTTAGATGGATTAATTGGCCAGCTTAAAGAAAATCAAATCAAGATCGGGATTGAAACACAAGGCAGCCGTTGGCAGGATTGGTTTTTACAAATTGACGAACTAACTCTTTCTCCGAAGCCGCCAAGTTCAGGCATGGAAACAAATTTTGAGGTGTTGGACAGCATTTTTGCCAACTTGCAAGCAGGGGAATTTGCGAATCAAGTGAGTATAAAAGTGGTGATATTTGATGATCATGATCTGGAGTACGCGAAAATGGTTCATAAAAGATACGATACCATTCCATTTTACTTGCAGGTAGGGAATGACGACCTCACCAATACTAATAACGACGAGCTTGTGAAAAAGCTTTTACAAAAATACGAATGGTTAGTGGATCGTGCTGTTGCTGATCCCGAGCTTAACGATGTAAAAGTTTTGCCACAATTACATGCGTTTTTATGGGGAAATAAGCGCGGAGTATAA
- the queD gene encoding 6-carboxytetrahydropterin synthase QueD, with translation MYGFRIVENLQKIDQDIKRKELKYHTKRVLVSKEFTFDAAHHLHCYEGKCKNLHGHTYKVIFGISGFVDDRGLMMDFGDIKEIWKNEIEIFLDHRYLNETLPLMNTTAENMVVWIYEKMQEAVTTEERQKLYHGARVEFVKLYETPTSYAEARREWMEE, from the coding sequence ATGTACGGATTTCGCATCGTAGAAAATCTGCAGAAAATTGATCAAGACATCAAACGAAAAGAATTAAAATATCATACTAAGCGCGTACTTGTGAGTAAGGAATTTACGTTTGATGCGGCACACCATCTACATTGTTATGAAGGAAAATGTAAAAACCTCCACGGCCATACGTATAAAGTGATTTTTGGCATTAGCGGCTTTGTTGATGATAGAGGCTTAATGATGGACTTTGGTGACATTAAAGAAATTTGGAAAAATGAAATTGAAATTTTCCTTGATCATAGATATTTAAACGAAACACTACCACTGATGAACACAACGGCGGAAAACATGGTTGTCTGGATTTATGAAAAAATGCAAGAAGCTGTTACAACAGAAGAACGTCAAAAGCTGTATCATGGGGCAAGAGTGGAATTTGTTAAACTCTATGAAACTCCTACTAGCTACGCGGAAGCAAGAAGGGAGTGGATGGAGGAATGA